In the genome of Cryptomeria japonica chromosome 8, Sugi_1.0, whole genome shotgun sequence, one region contains:
- the LOC131046790 gene encoding protein DMR6-LIKE OXYGENASE 1 — protein sequence MTSAAHVGSNLNAMDKFMSNGHNHLHVQDKHVFPPGERPDMSQVCHSYTFPVIDLKDLDAPHRINVINDISQACEEDGFFQIINHGVPETVMKSMMGIAKEFFEMPVEDSVCFHSEDPRQAVRVTTSFNVTKDELFDWRDYLTHPCHPLEEFINSWPQKPALYRDVAGKYAKEIRVLVLRLLAAISEALGQDSDYLNAMFGKHIQMLHINYYPACPNPDLTFGAAPHSDPGGITVSMQGDVSGLQVLKDGKWFAVEPIPNAFVVNVADQIEVISNGRFKSAEHWGITNTTTARISIPTFYGPSSDAFIAPVASMVDEEHPALHRGYKFEEYMKAFWSQGLKGKSILDRFKIEISP from the exons ATGACATCCGCAGCACATGTTGGGTCTAATCTCAATGCTATGGACAAATTCATGTCCAATGGACACAATCATCTTCATGTTCAGGATAAGCATGTCTTTCCTCCGGGTGAACGTCCTGACATGTCCCAGGTCTGTCATTCTTATACATTTCCAGTCATTGACCTCAAAGATTTGGATGCGCCTCATAGAATAAACGTAATCAATGACATTAGCCAGGCATGCGAGGAGGACGGCTTCTTCCAG ATCATTAACCATGGAGTGCCAGAAACTGTGATGAAAAGCATGATGGGCATTGCCAAAGAGTTTTTTGAAATGCCTGTGGAAGACAGTGTTTGTTTCCATTCAGAGGATCCAAGGCAAGCTGTCAGGGTTACCACGAGCTTCAATGTCACCAAAGATGAATTATTTGACTGGAGGGATTATCTAACACACCCATGTCATCCGCTGGAGGAATTCATCAATTCATGGCCCCAAAAGCCTGCACTTTACAG AGATGTTGCAGGGAAGTATGCCAAGGAGATAAGAGTACTGGTTCTAAGGCTTTTGGCTGCAATTTCTGAAGCTCTCGGACAAGATTCTGATTATTTGAATGCAATGTTTGGCAAGCATATCCAGATGCTGCACATAAATTACTATCCTGCATGCCCAAATCCAGATCTTACCTTTGGTGCAGCACCTCATTCAGATCCAGGTGGCATTACCGTTTCGATGCAAGGTGATGTGAGTGGCCTGCAAGTGCTAAAAGATGGGAAATGGTTTGCAGTAGAACCAATACCCAATGCCTTTGTGGTCAATGTGGCTGATCAAATTGAG GTCATAAGCAATGGAAGATTCAAAAGCGCCGAGCACTGGGGCATAACCAATACAACCACTGCACGCATCTCTATTCCCACCTTCTATGGGCCTTCGTCTGATGCCTTCATCGCTCCTGTAGCATCCATGGTGGATGAGGAGCATCCGGCTTTACACAGAGGATATAAATTTGAAGAATACATGAAGGCATTCTGGAGCCAAGGTTTGAAGGGTAAGAGCATTTTGGATCGCTTCAAGATCGAAATCAGTCCATGA
- the LOC131046791 gene encoding protein DMR6-LIKE OXYGENASE 1 yields MTSSAHVNFNAVEKLMSNGHNHLHAQNKIVLPPGERPDMSKVCHSYKFPVIDLKDLDGPQRINVVNDIRRACDEDGFFQIINHGVPETVMKSMMDIAREFFEMPVEERVCLYSEDPRQARGCREVLQGDKNTSLKLLAAISKALGQDSDYLNEIFGKPSQVLRINYYPACPNPDVTFGMVPHSDPGGITVLMQGDVSGLQVLKDGKWFAVKPTPNAFVADVADQIEVVSNGRFKSAEHGAVTNTTTAHISIPTFYGPSSDTFVAPAASMVDEERPALYRSYKFEEYMAAFWSQCGLKGKRILDRFKIEISP; encoded by the exons ATGACATCCTCAGCCCATGTTAATTTCAATGCTGTGGAGAAACTCATGTCCAATGGACACAATCATCTTCATGCTCAGAATAAGATTGTCCTTCCTCCTGGTGAACGACCCGACATGTCCAAGGTCTGTCATTCATATAAATTTCCAGTCATAGACCTCAAAGATTTGGATGGGCCTCAGAGAATAAATGTAGTTAATGACATTAGGCGGGCTTGCGACGAGGATGGCTTCTTCCAG ATCATTAACCATGGAGTGCCAGAAACCGTGATGAAAAGCATGATGGACATTGCCAGAGAATTTTTTGAAATGCCTGTGGAAGAAAGGGTTTGCCTCTATTCAGAGGACCCAAGGCAGGCG AGAGGTTGCAGGGAAGTATTGCAAGGCGATAAGAATACTAGTTTAAAGCTTCTGGCTGCAATTTCTAAAGCTCTTGGACAAGATTCTGATTATTTGAATGAAATCTTTGGAAAGCCTAGCCAGGTACTCCGGATAAATTACTATCCTGCATGCCCAAATCCAGATGTTACCTTTGGCATGGTACCTCATTCAGATCCAGGTGGCATTACTGTTTTGATGCAAGGAGATGTGAGTGGCCTGCAAGTGCTAAAAGATGGGAAATGGTTTGCAGTAAAACCAACACCCAATGCCTTTGTGGCCGATGTGGCCGATCAGATTGAG GTTGTAAGCAATGGAAGATTCAAAAGCGCCGAGCACGGGGCTGTAACCAATACAACCACTGCACATATATCTATTCCCACCTTCTATGGGCCTTCGTCTGATACCTTCGTCGCTCCTGCAGCATCCATGGTGGATGAGGAGCGTCCGGCTTTATACAGAAGCTATAAATTTGAAGAATACATGGCAGCATTCTGGAGCCAATGTGGTTTGAAGGGCAAGAGAATTTTGGATCGCTTCAAGATCGAAATCAGTCCATGA